One uncultured Caproiciproducens sp. DNA segment encodes these proteins:
- a CDS encoding MarR family transcriptional regulator — protein sequence MAIQDQREDLDRLYRELNARADKLYKFVLLYNDYIHTQRDYGTGQEIGMIEVHTLTYIEENPGTTITELAKDWNKTKGAISQTVKKLVESGLVTRKMKENNSKTVLLYATEEGARLSIAHKMYDLVDIAQTTEELMMKCTSEEIDTFYKVIDVYITLFKHD from the coding sequence ATGGCAATTCAGGATCAGCGCGAGGATTTGGACCGGTTGTACCGCGAGCTGAATGCGCGTGCGGATAAGCTTTATAAATTTGTGCTGTTATACAACGACTATATACATACTCAGCGCGATTACGGCACCGGGCAGGAAATTGGAATGATTGAAGTCCATACCCTCACCTATATTGAGGAAAATCCGGGAACCACCATTACCGAACTTGCCAAAGACTGGAATAAAACCAAAGGCGCGATTTCCCAGACCGTGAAAAAACTGGTGGAAAGCGGTCTGGTTACCCGTAAAATGAAGGAAAACAACTCAAAGACCGTGCTGCTTTATGCCACCGAGGAAGGTGCGCGCCTTTCTATTGCGCATAAAATGTATGATTTGGTCGACATCGCCCAAACCACCGAAGAACTGATGATGAAATGCACCTCGGAGGAGATCGATACTTTTTACAAGGTAATTGATGTTTACATCACACTATTTAAACATGATTAA
- a CDS encoding MalY/PatB family protein: MNAEQFCAKYAVDRVGTNSLKWDALQVRFGDPDLISMWVADMDFRTCDAVIQAMSERVRHGVFGYSFVPDEYYEAFFNWQEKHHGYRPKKEWVRFSTGVVAALYWFVNAFTKPGDSVIILTPVYYPFHNAVKDNGRRLVTCELVNTDGYYTIDYEKFEKDIVDNQIKLFIQCSPHNPAGRVWAEEELDTVLDICKRHNVLVVSDEIHQDIILGNKKQIPSAIVKNGKYADNLITVTAPSKTFNLAGLPNSHIMIENPEILARYDNYVKTVNQTGLNIFGLTAAQTAYTHGEEWLSGALAVIKQNYEYIRDALAAGAPKIVVTPLEGTYLMWLDMRPYLDPDKVKDFTQNKCRLAVDYGEWFSAECKGFIRLNLATEPKYVKAAVENIIKNIQVL; this comes from the coding sequence ATGAATGCAGAACAGTTTTGCGCAAAGTATGCCGTGGATAGAGTAGGAACCAATTCCTTGAAGTGGGATGCTTTGCAGGTGCGATTCGGCGATCCGGATTTAATCTCTATGTGGGTGGCGGACATGGATTTCCGCACCTGCGACGCAGTGATTCAAGCAATGAGCGAAAGAGTGCGCCACGGGGTATTCGGCTATTCCTTTGTTCCCGATGAATATTACGAAGCTTTTTTTAACTGGCAGGAAAAGCACCACGGATACCGCCCCAAAAAAGAATGGGTGCGTTTTTCCACGGGCGTAGTCGCCGCGTTGTACTGGTTTGTCAATGCGTTCACTAAGCCCGGCGATTCGGTCATCATTCTGACTCCCGTCTACTATCCGTTCCACAATGCGGTAAAAGACAACGGCCGCAGACTGGTTACCTGTGAACTTGTGAATACAGACGGCTACTACACCATCGACTATGAAAAATTCGAGAAAGACATCGTGGACAACCAAATAAAGCTGTTCATTCAGTGCTCGCCGCACAATCCCGCCGGACGCGTCTGGGCGGAAGAAGAGCTCGATACCGTTTTGGATATCTGCAAACGCCACAACGTGCTGGTCGTTTCTGACGAAATTCATCAGGACATTATTCTCGGCAATAAAAAACAAATTCCTTCCGCAATCGTAAAAAACGGCAAATACGCCGATAACCTTATCACCGTAACGGCGCCGTCCAAGACCTTCAACCTCGCCGGTCTTCCGAATTCCCACATTATGATTGAAAACCCCGAAATCCTCGCACGGTATGACAATTACGTTAAAACCGTCAACCAGACAGGACTCAACATTTTTGGCCTGACGGCGGCACAGACGGCTTATACACACGGTGAAGAGTGGCTGTCCGGTGCGCTTGCCGTCATAAAGCAGAATTACGAATATATCCGGGATGCCCTTGCTGCGGGCGCACCCAAAATTGTCGTTACTCCGCTGGAGGGCACGTATTTAATGTGGCTCGATATGAGGCCCTATCTGGACCCGGACAAAGTAAAGGACTTCACCCAGAACAAATGCCGTCTGGCAGTGGATTACGGCGAGTGGTTCAGCGCCGAATGCAAAGGATTTATCCGCCTTAACCTTGCGACAGAACCAAAATATGTTAAAGCAGCCGTAGAGAATATCATTAAAAATATACAAGTCCTGTAA